A window of Rosa rugosa chromosome 7, drRosRugo1.1, whole genome shotgun sequence genomic DNA:
atttgttcgttttggattttgcagtgtatttttgttgtttgtgttaaattgttgaattgttcgttttggattactgttttcttctccttcgtcggactcagtgctatgttgaattgttgatgatgttttgtgctattgctgtactatatttgttctatactgtgatttttttatcagtgacatggccagttacatttttaatactgctgttttgttcaggaattatcatttattttgcgagtatgatgttgttcttctgttcaggcattaacagttactttggcagtgacttgtttgtgttgattctgttgatttccttagtagtgacatggatagtgatttgttttattcttgtgcagttgttatggatactagctatgttgtcaagtttatttattctggtgaagcagcgacagttccattgttgcataattggtcgtttgttgacctatgcaattccatacgctctcgttttccggatttgattcaaggcaatttcatgttgaggtacattattcctccggattctacttcatgttttctagagagtgaagttgatatgagaatgatttttaggaatttggttcgttacaattctgattttgttgaagtgtttgtgactgatttgccttctattagtgaaagtgtggtgagtaacacagtgtgtgaggattctagtaccatgcttgaggagaatgattatttggggtgttatagggcagaggcaccgaagagttatatgacaaaaggttgggagagttatattcattctgaaggccaaaagtttgagggtggggttgttgagtttagggataagctgcgtaagtatgctatagaaattggcttttcatatgagtttgttagaaATGACAAGGTTCGTGTTATTGCTCAGTGTTCTAAGAAACATTCTCAAGGCTGCAATTGGCTGGTGAAGGCTTATTTATGTAGGGCTAATGGTTTCTTTATGATTAAAAGGTTGGTTAATGTTCACACTTGTCATGGTGTGATTCGTTTGCAGAAGAGTAAGATgatgggatccaaggttgtcaagtctattgtgcttgataagattcgtgccaatccaaacaaaaagccaattgatatagctgatgagatcaagagtgattatggtttggatgttgcttatcgtacagtttggtatggtacggagttggcaaaaacagccctacatggtgatgaagctgagtcttatgctcagctactttggttcagtgagtctgttatgaagtcaaaccccgactctaggatagtggttgagtttcatcgagaaacacacaggtttcagcgtatgtttgtgagctatggtgcatggatgaagggttttcaatcttgtagacctattcttttcattgatgctacattcatcaccaacaagtacaaggggcagattattgctgcatcggcaaaggatgccaatcaaggttgaatctccttcattacttgtagttttttatttttcttgttttctatttgctgccatgtcttgttttttttttttgtaaagtaagtgacatggttagttacatagcTACTGACATGGTCACTTACATGTTCATTGATAGTTACATGTCCAATGACCTAAATGTTCTGTGATTTGAATGACATGtctctggccatgtcactgtcaagtaatttgcagttatgtcagcgacatggtcagtgacattaaCAGTTACATGGCAGtgacattattttgtttttctgttctggcttgtatccagttgcttatgctattgtggattctgaaaatgagagtaattggagattttttcttgaggttttggctgaagagtttgcaaaacaccctatgaggagggtgacattcatttctgatcgtcatgttgggcttgttagtgctttccctagagtgtttcctaataatccacatgggttttgttttagacacctgatgtctaacctttctgacaaatttccagctggatcttacctcaaggatcggattccttacttgtttatgtgttgtgcttattctcgcacaccggagatgtatgagttcaacatggaaatcttgaggagtgaaggcggtgacatagttgctcaatttctggaagatcttcccaaggagaactggtgtatggcttactttaatggtgaaagatttggtgaaatgacaaataacttggctgagtctttcaataattgggtGTTGCCTTTGAAGAGTCTTCCTATTCTTGATATTAATGATGGCATTAGAGTGAAGTCCATGGCTTCAATTGCTGCTCGGAAGCAGGATGCTCATGAATGGTTGTCTGAGTTGTGCCCAGTGATTGAAAAGAAGCTGAAGGACAATTTGGAAGTCGGAAGGCATTGGAGAGTGAGCAGGTCTGATACCTATGTGTATGAAGTTCACTGCCAAAAGTACAATAGCATGGTAAATTTGGAAACTCGGTTTTGTTCGTGTGGAGAATGGCAGCTGTATGGTTTCCCATGTTCCCATGCACTTGTAGTGATCCAACAACATGGTTCTTCCCCGTATTTGTATGTCAATGAGCTGTACAAGGTGGATAAATATCGAGAAACTTATTCTTTCCCAATTAATCCTCTTCCCTCTATTTCGAAGCAAGTGCATGATTTTGGTAGAGATGCTGTGATCTTGCAGCCGCCTTTGACTAGAAGACCACCGGGAAGGCctagaaagaagaggttcagaaaaaggagcgagaaaaccagggtgatcaagtgtggtaggtgtggaaaatgtgatggtcacaacagaaagagttgtacagctccgatataggttcaattctgcctacatgcctttaacagtgacatggcaagtgacatagcaagtgactccaatacagtttgaatatttgttttgatttttcatttttttcaataaatgataagaagtgcttgtaaggtgcttactcattggaatttttttttttgactatgagacagtttttctgttttcttcttttataaatccttcagtattctttgtgtctacaggttttaatagttacatgtacagtgacataaccatttgtaaactaattgacttgtccattgacattagtttttagttaTCTTGTCGGTGACTTGTTCTATGACTTGTAGTTGGATTACTGCATATAGATTTGGTCattggcagcggaacgctgccgttgcggtgcagcggcacgctgcaaatattaatgaaaattaaaaaatgaagtagctacaacaactttggtttattaattggcagcggaacgctgccgttgcggtgcagcggcacgctgcaaactgaaataggaatatcattttggctgtgacttctctagtgacttatagttttaattttttttgtccagttacatattcagctacatgcttagttacatgttcagctacatggtcagttacatatattgtaagttacatggtcagctacattatcagtgacttggtcagttacttgagttttacagtaacttgcctagtgacttggccactgacattcagttttctttttacttggccagtgacttaagcagttacataatgggcagtagtgaatttaacaatgacactttcaattatatgcgtccttcatatttacatagtcagtgacttgccttatgaattcagaagatgcattaaacttgaataaaaagatccatacaagtcatagtctgaactaaacaacaaatttctgaaattctgaactaaacaaacaaatttctaaaattcttaatttgctgagttccagctctgcttatgttctgcaaattttttgaatatttgagctttgaacttcatcatctgagctttggtgactttgtttggcagcttctcctcttttgccattctgtccatgtaatacattacaaaaggtccgcaatctaatctgttgacaattaaaaatttcaagttaatgattttgaccaaacttagtaacagtaaagttatcattttaaatttttgaatataGACTTACGATCCTTGGTCTTGTTGGGGGCAGATTCTGGCATGGTTCAAAGGGATCCTTCCACCATCATAATTTTCCTTTATCCAGCTTATTGTTCTTATTTCGTCATCGCTCAAAATACTTTCAACcatttttaattttgtgtgagtgCTTTGACTCTTGTCAAATTTCATTCGGCAGCCTTGCTGCAGCATATCATCTGCTTGATCTTTCACTGCTCTCATCCACAGCTCGACCATTTCAACCTGTAGTTTTTAACAGATTAGTGAGTGATAGTTACatggtaagttacatggtcagtaagaagtttcttaccaatttttttatacttttaaaGCACTCCCCTGTTCCTGCTCTTCTTGGTTTCATTGAATCAAAATGCAGCCATTGCGGTATGTCCTTGTCAAAGACCAAGATCGTGTGGTGAAATTCTTCATTATGGGTAATTGGGAAGAAAAGCATGCTGCATTTTCCCATGTTTTGGAACAGCGGCTCACACAAGTATTGATGGAGGTTTCTCACAGTTAAATGTATTGTCGAAtactatttaaaaaaagaaagaaagaaatacatagaacgagttataaataaacaaagaatgagagataaGGATTCAATGTTTATGAGAAAGTGCTCGTCATACTTACCCAACACATGCTATGCATAAAAGCAGATCTTCCCAAACTTTGTGAACTTTCGTTTTGCAGTTCATCCTTCAACATTTCCCTATAGCAATCAATCCAGTTGTTTGCTATTGATTGATCGCTTATGAACATTTTGACATCTGCCCTTGTGATTTCGCTTCCAGGCTCTTTTCCCTCCCAGAATAATACGCTGCATAACATAGAACGTTGTTAGTCCTGTGACTTAGCCAGTTACTTTTCACTTGccaatgatctggacagtgacttggccagctacatggcaattgccatgatctggacagtgagtTGATCAGTGACttagccagctacatggcaattgccatgatctggacagtgactaggccagctacatggcaattgccatgatctggacagtgacttggccagctacatggcaattgccatgatttggacagtgacttgaccagtgactaggccagctacatggcaattgccatgatctggacagtgacttgtccagtgactCAGACAGCTACATGGCAAGTTAAGTCACTATCTTGTGAGCTGTAACATGAAACATTACCTTTGTTCTGCCTTGTTCCAGTACTTCTCTAGTTTGCTTTTAGTTGGGCTGTCAAGTAGGTTGTACAGTTGTCGTTTTTGCCAATCTATCacttcaatttcatttttttctgtttgttcctCGTCATCCACATTAATCGTCAAATCATGTATCACTTCCTCCTGTGGCTTCTGTTCAGCTGtctgtccttttttcttttcctgtgcTGTGATTCTGGTCATTTTCACCCTCTGCCTTTGCTCTTTCACCTCGTCCCACCAGAAAATATGATGTGTTTTTTgtactctctcctttctcttcatCCTAACCACATAACAATAGAGGCCAATAGATTCTGAGTCCTGCCCTGATATCTCCTCTAAAATTGGCTTGATGAACTCAGCTCTTGTCATCTGTTCTGTAGGAGAAATGTAATTGACTGGTTCGACGTCAAAAACAGGCTGAACCTCTGGTGATATAATGATCTGATACTTGTTTGGCTCTGCTTGCATATCTTCCAAACTGACTTTTCTTGGAGGTGGAGTTTGAAACACGCCCGGAGGTGGAAACACAAACAATGCATTAACCCAAGCAGTATTCGGTGTGCAAGCATCTTCCGTCATTCTCAATTTAACCTCAGGAGAGGTTGGTGAATGAATCTGTGCAGCTGCTTGGGCAAGGCATTGAAGTGGTGACTGATGTCCTTGGTCGGTTGAGTGAGGTGCTGCAGATGCCATCTCAGATGCGCTTGCTGTGGAGCAGGCAGGTTGTGATTGAGTTCCCTGACTACCACCttgagattttgtgtttttggagtGCTTGCTGTCAGTTGGCTTGTCCTGAGGGGCATTTGGTTTTGGCGGAGGGAAACTAGGTGGTGGGGGAGGAGGAGTTGAGTCGTTGTCATCACCTGGACGTGCTATTGGCGACTCAAACTTCTCAGTTAGTGCCATCACTATGCCCTCCAAGTGCTTCACTCTGTTAATTAGTGAggctttctcaattttcagcacctcattttccaataacacatcctcattctcttcttttattctgccaatttccttttctttctcctcaacttcttttttcaaagCACTTAGCTCTTCTTCCTTTCCCTCCAGCTTTCTCTGTAATTCGTTCTTCTCTTCATTGGTCTTCCCTATCTCTGTCTCCATCTTCTCATCCTTAATGTTTCCACTGGttctattttcaacaatatcttcTTGCCcatcattctttttttctttactttctgtGTCTGTATTAGACTCagaatcttcttcctctgcatcttctttaactttatcaaagattttctgaaacaaaattacaaaagttgtcagtgacataagcagtgacagaaataaaacaacaacacaatcatAGACATGCAAAGATACATGCACTGTGACATGAAAATATAACAATAACATGAGCAGTGACATAGTCaatgacttggtcagtgacctGACCAAGACCAGGTCACTGAGCAAGTGACAAGACCCAGTGACAAGACCATTGACCTAGTTTATCTACATCAAATTAACATACCTTCAACTTTCCCATGGTGTTGaaatcccctttttttttctatcagggTCTTTAATTGCCACTTTCTTATTCCGTGTTTTTCGGTTTCTCTTCCAGAGATTGGCGGCACTACTCCCGTCTTGTGGCAAAACCAATactgtttggaaaataaaaaataaaaatagaaaactagttAGTTATTTTTCAAACAGCTGCTTACCCATATGAATATCACAAACATAACCAATGACATATGCAAATACaacagtgacattgtcagtgacaaAAACTTGACAGTAACATTAACAGTGACCTAGCCAGTTACCTGTCCAGTGACCTTAACAGTGACATGACACTGATCTAGTTTTTGTAGTTACAACAGCATACGACAGCAAAATCATGCATAAACAAATTTTTAACAAGTTACGGGAATTTACCATCACCAATATCACGCAACCTGCCATGTTTTGGGATTCTTTTGCCTTtcgtttaattgattttttaaggAAGTCGGCAACTTCCTTTGCCCAGCTATATTTTCCCAGACTTTCCACCTCTTCACATACTCTTATATAGTCCCAAGATATTGTTCCTCCAGAGTTTGGGAACAGGAGTTTGATGAAAAGGTTCAAGAGTACTAATACGGCAACATTTCTGTCCCGTTTCTTTTTTTCATCCCCTGTTTCTGGAGTTTCTGCCAATGCCTTCTTCAAAGCTTCCTCTGCAGCCGCCTTGTTGATCCTCTGCTTTTTGTCAAAGTATTTAGTCACGAACTCAGATTTGTATGCCCCGTCTTTGGTCTTTGGTACTGATAACCCGGATGCCGGCACTCCTAAaatcatagatatatcactTGTTGACATTCTGAATTTCCTGTTCCCAAACACAAAAAGGTCTGTGTCACTGTTGTATGCTTGTAGCAGAAGTGTGATTAAATCATCTGATTTCTTTGCatccttttctttaattgaacCTCCATGGAATGCATCTATCAGCGTTGCAAAGAGTgttttctgcagcagctctaaaGTACCTTCAGTcaggttatttttgttttctgcaattgttttcagaaaagcaaGCATTGTGCAGCGATACTGCACATAACCCTCTTTTAcatatcttttccttttccctgggactttttcctcttcatcatcctttgtatcttcttcctcgtcagtttcttccttcttctttgtactctcttttttggtcttccttttatccattttcttcttcttctttgcacgaacttcttcttcatcttcattttcttccctttttcttcttttctcctttttaatcttattcttcttcttactgcggacttgttcttcattagattgttcttcatcttcagttccttccggttttcttcttttctgctttccagttttcttctttttatccttCTTCGTCTTGTTACGCcggacttgttcttcatcagattcttcttcatctccagtTGTTCCTTCCTTATCTTCacttgattcttcttcatcttcagttttctgctttcgcttttttctctctttcagtTTCTTCCATTTTATCACTTTCAACTTTTCTGCAATTGTTTCTTCTGGACTTTGTCCTTCAGATTGTTCTTCTCCAGATTccttactttgttttctttttagttggtccattcctcgaacttttttaaaaaaatcctGTAAACAGTTAAGAAAATTAGAATTCAATAGTTATTTTTGACAGTTACTTAACCAGTGACATATTTATGCACATGTTTATGatagtgacatgaccagttacatgaccatagCCAGTGACCAGTGCAGCGACATGGGCAGTGACAAAGACATTGAACAATGACAAAATGCTGAAATTTTCTCGCATCatcccacatgtaattcaaacaaaactaacatggaaattcattttgtcatcaaattccacatgtaattcaaacagaaatcatcattttctctcatTAGATTCCGCATGTAATTTAAACAAGTCTCACCATTTTCTCATCAgattccacatgtaattcaaacaaatgtcgcatgcaaattcattttctgatgagactccacatgtaattgaaatatgtcttttctaattcaaacaaaacgcaagctattcaaatcgaaattatatgaaagaaggaggaggaagttACCGGTAAATTTTCTGTAAATTTgtagaaccctagaatttgggGCTTAGTCGGTGAATCACTCTTGCTTACCCACCGTTCACGGTGGAGGAAAGCAGTCGTTGTCCGCTGTTTTAGccggagagaaaatctttgagcAGTTTCTCTGAGTTTAGGGCAAAAATCGTATAAAGTTTCTCtgagttttgaaattgtgaaaATGAACCAAGAGAAATAGTCGCGCTCGGGTTAGATAACTGCCACTGGCAGTTTACTTGCAGTTGAATGGTTAGATAGGTAATTTCAAACATAGAaagtgacataagcagtgactTTAATTTTTACAGGTACTTGTACTTGTTCTATTTATTGGCTCATGACATTAGTTTTtaaagttacttggccagtgacttggccagttactttatagggtacataaggacatgaattttttttacagttacttgctttatgtattggttcatgacattagcttttacagatttttaattgaaacttaaactttgtttgttgttgtgcagcggaacgctgcagttgcggtgcagcggcacgctgcatttaaaaataaaaagatcagtttggtaatgtcttgtcttttgctagtgagtgactttgtcagttactttgccagtgacttggccagttactttatagggtgcataaggacatgaatttttttacagttactttgccagtgacttggccagttactttataggctacataaggacatgaatttttttacagttacttgctttatgtattggctcatgacattaccttttacaattatttttgcCAAATCATGGCTGATTACTTGTTCAGTGTCTTGCTATAAGATCTGTAGACTTATTGATTGACTCGTTTAGTGTCTAGGCTAGTTACTTGGGCAGTTACGTTGTCAGTGACTTTGCCAGTTACTTGAGACgtacagtgacttgaccagtgacttggtctatGACATACAGGTTGCCATTTCCAGTGACATTCAGTGTCTCTGTAACTTAGCCAGTTACTTACTTTAAAAGGTACCTAAGTACATGAATTCGTTTCAGAAGATCATATCAAACAAACTTTTATATACTGAAGCAATATCtgcaagaaaatattaaaaaattgaaattccgaTTGAACAAATGAATGGATATATATGATGAATCAATTCGAAAAAACTATATAACCTATCCTATTCCCTAAACAAATTTCTACGATTCTTCATGTGTTGAGTTCCAGCTGTGCCTACTTTCTGCAAATGACTTTACAACATGAGCTCTAAACTTCAAAATATCATCCTTTGTGAGCTTCTTTGGAACTCTCCCTTTTTTCGAAATTTTCTCCATTGTGTACATTACAAAAAGTCCGCAATCCAATCTGTTcatcatataaaaattgaagtaaatgaatTTGAACTTTATAATGATTATATTGACATTTTTAAAGAGCTGTGTACTTACGAATCTTCTCCTTGCTGAGGGTTGTCTTTGAGTTCTGTCACTGCCATTTTTGTTTTATAGTTATTCTTGATCCACTTTATGCTTTCTCTCTCGGTTTCAGTCAATGGAACTTCCATcattttcagttcttcttctgaactgttcttttcatcaaatttcattctGCATCCCTGTTCCAGCATGTCATCGGCTTGTTCTTTTACTGCTGTCATCCAAAGTTCTACCATGTCAACCTGCATTTCCAACATCGCAACATAATCAATAATATGCTTTCtgcttaaattaaatatatgaaattagtaTGACGAAAGTGTTCCATACCATTTTTTGTacatttttaaaggattttccaGTTGATGATTTTTTCGGTCTTTTTGAATCACAGTGGTACCAGTTCTTTAATTCCTTGTCAAAAATGAGCAGTGTATGATGAAATCCTGATTCATGTGAGATTGGGAAGAATATATAGTTGGATCTTGCCAGATTCTGGAACAGTGGTTCGCATAGGTACAGATGTACATAATACACCgtcaaattttctgcagaattctgtttgtaagaaaaaaagaagacaagttATTATAAATTAAGAATCATTTGCTTTGATTGTAGATTGATAATCGTTCCACTACTTACCCAGCACAAGGGATTCATAAAAGTTGGGACATCCAAGCCTTGTGATTCTTTCTCCAACAGCTGATCAGTCAAGAGAATTCCATAACATTCGATGCAATTGCTTGCTATCGGTTCGTCCATGATCATGTCTTTTAAATCCTGTCTTGAAACTTGTGCTCCATACTGTCTTCCATCCCAGAAGTATACTCTGCAAAGAATGAATAGTGTAAGTAACATAGATAGTGATGTCGTTTATTTAACAATCACATGGCCAATGACTTGGCCTGGCCAGTTACTTCCAcagttacatggacagtgacttggccagcgactttacttggccagttactttgtcagttacatggacagtgacttggccagtgacaataagtttaaaatagaactttcgtcttggccagttactttgatagttacataaacagttacttggccagttacaataagtttaaaatagaattttAACTTAATTAAAGCATTACCTTGATGGTGCATTTTGCCAGTATTTCTGGACTCTCCTCTTTGTGTCCTGGTCCATAAAATTGTATACTTTGCTCTCCTCCCAGTCTACGACCTCAGGAGGTAGCTGTTTCTCTTCTTGCTCTTTATTGATTTGTGCATTTTCTGCAGCGTCCATCTGTCTTATTGCTTCCAGAACATCCTCTGGTAGATCGTCCAACTTCTGTTGTGCTACCATCTGTTCTATCCTTTTAATTTCAGCCTCTGGCAGTGAGGCCTTCAtctgcttttctttttcttctttttctttcttttcagcctctttcaatctctcttcaatctcctttgctttcttctttcattttgCTTTCACATCCCCCCACCAGTAAATGTTGTCCTTTTTCTGTATTCTTCTCCTATTCTTTAATCTCACAACGTAAGAGTAGAGACCCATTGATGATACAGTTTCACCAGAATGTTGCTCTGTAAGGCGCATTGTTAACTCTCCTTTTTTGTTCTCCTCTTGTGTCTTCTGCTCTTTCTCTGGGCTCAACGTACAAAGTGGAAGGCCACGCGCAGCTACAGGACTTTTTACTATCTGAAACATGTCAggttgtttttccatttcttcgacTGTGAGCATGCAGACTGTGGGGCTCTGGAACAGTGAGTCCTTTTGCGATGGAGTTGTcgattgagtttcttcttgcactgtgcagtgaggtggagattgagctgctgctgctgctgcacatTCTTCGACTGTGCAGATGCCATGGGACTGAGCTTCCTCAACAGTCGATTGATCTTTATTTTCTGCGTTTTCAGCAGCCTTAGATGCAGCtccatttgattcatttttttcttctgcagaggtaggtggtggggagctgtgctgctgagctgctgttgaggtgtgagtcttttggctcaacatttgctccaattccttcaattttatctctaactccttcaccgATGATGCAAGGCAGAAATTGTCGGTCACAAGTGTAGCATTTCGTTCCTCCAGATTCATCATGTCCTCCGTGATTTTCCTTAGTTCCTGTTCCTTTTCGTTCAGTTTTGTCTTCAAATTATCTTTCTCCACAGTGATATAtcttatctcctcctcctttttctgaagctctttctcccacttgtttttttctgaagttgtttcctgttcagccacctcaacttgtaggttatcttctttgttttcacaattctgatcatcagttcctttttcctctccttccggaactgtctttgcttcatctgatctattctcctcttcctcggatTCTGATTCCTCTCTATCCTCCTTCAGGTTTTCAAAGAGTTTCTGAAAGAAACATATTCAATATGTCAGTGAAATGCTATGTGACATGAGCAATGACATGTTTACAACAGTTATGAAGGCCAGTGACATGAAGTGTGAATTGGCCATTGACATGCAGTGTGATAGTCACTTAA
This region includes:
- the LOC133720165 gene encoding uncharacterized protein LOC133720165 isoform X1 — translated: MDTSYVVKFIYSGEAATVPLLHNWSFVDLCNSIRSRFPDLIQGNFMLRYIIPPDSTSCFLESEVDMRMIFRNLVRYNSDFVEVFVTDLPSISESVVSNTVCEDSSTMLEENDYLGCYRAEAPKSYMTKGWESYIHSEGQKFEGGVVEFRDKLRKYAIEIGFSYEFVRNDKVRVIAQCSKKHSQGCNWLVKAYLCRANGFFMIKRLVNVHTCHGVIRLQKSKMMGSKVVKSIVLDKIRANPNKKPIDIADEIKSDYGLDVAYRTVWYGTELAKTALHGDEAESYAQLLWFSESVMKSNPDSRIVVEFHRETHRFQRMFVSYGAWMKGFQSCRPILFIDATFITNKYKGQIIAASAKDANQVAYAIVDSENESNWRFFLEVLAEEFAKHPMRRVTFISDRHVGLVSAFPRVFPNNPHGFCFRHLMSNLSDKFPAGSYLKDRIPYLFMCCAYSRTPEMYEFNMEILRSEGGDIVAQFLEDLPKENWCMAYFNGERFGEMTNNLAESFNNWVLPLKSLPILDINDGIRVKSMASIAARKQDAHEWLSELCPVIEKKLKDNLEVGRHWRVSRSDTYVYEVHCQKYNSMVNLETRFCSCGEWQLYGFPCSHALVVIQQHGSSPYLYVNELYKVDKYRETYSFPINPLPSISKQVHDFGRDAVILQPPLTRRPPGRPRKKRFRKRSEKTRVIKCGRCGKCDGHNRKSCTAPI
- the LOC133720165 gene encoding uncharacterized protein LOC133720165 isoform X2 — protein: MDTSYVVKFIYSGEAATVPLLHNWSFVDLCNSIRSRFPDLIQGNFMLSESVVSNTVCEDSSTMLEENDYLGCYRAEAPKSYMTKGWESYIHSEGQKFEGGVVEFRDKLRKYAIEIGFSYEFVRNDKVRVIAQCSKKHSQGCNWLVKAYLCRANGFFMIKRLVNVHTCHGVIRLQKSKMMGSKVVKSIVLDKIRANPNKKPIDIADEIKSDYGLDVAYRTVWYGTELAKTALHGDEAESYAQLLWFSESVMKSNPDSRIVVEFHRETHRFQRMFVSYGAWMKGFQSCRPILFIDATFITNKYKGQIIAASAKDANQVAYAIVDSENESNWRFFLEVLAEEFAKHPMRRVTFISDRHVGLVSAFPRVFPNNPHGFCFRHLMSNLSDKFPAGSYLKDRIPYLFMCCAYSRTPEMYEFNMEILRSEGGDIVAQFLEDLPKENWCMAYFNGERFGEMTNNLAESFNNWVLPLKSLPILDINDGIRVKSMASIAARKQDAHEWLSELCPVIEKKLKDNLEVGRHWRVSRSDTYVYEVHCQKYNSMVNLETRFCSCGEWQLYGFPCSHALVVIQQHGSSPYLYVNELYKVDKYRETYSFPINPLPSISKQVHDFGRDAVILQPPLTRRPPGRPRKKRFRKRSEKTRVIKCGRCGKCDGHNRKSCTAPI
- the LOC133720165 gene encoding uncharacterized protein LOC133720165 isoform X3, which translates into the protein MQFHTLSFSGFDSRQFHVEKSKMMGSKVVKSIVLDKIRANPNKKPIDIADEIKSDYGLDVAYRTVWYGTELAKTALHGDEAESYAQLLWFSESVMKSNPDSRIVVEFHRETHRFQRMFVSYGAWMKGFQSCRPILFIDATFITNKYKGQIIAASAKDANQVAYAIVDSENESNWRFFLEVLAEEFAKHPMRRVTFISDRHVGLVSAFPRVFPNNPHGFCFRHLMSNLSDKFPAGSYLKDRIPYLFMCCAYSRTPEMYEFNMEILRSEGGDIVAQFLEDLPKENWCMAYFNGERFGEMTNNLAESFNNWVLPLKSLPILDINDGIRVKSMASIAARKQDAHEWLSELCPVIEKKLKDNLEVGRHWRVSRSDTYVYEVHCQKYNSMVNLETRFCSCGEWQLYGFPCSHALVVIQQHGSSPYLYVNELYKVDKYRETYSFPINPLPSISKQVHDFGRDAVILQPPLTRRPPGRPRKKRFRKRSEKTRVIKCGRCGKCDGHNRKSCTAPI
- the LOC133723120 gene encoding uncharacterized protein LOC133723120 → MGKLKKIFDKVKEDAEEEDSESNTDTESKEKKNDGQEDIVENRTSGNIKDEKMETEIGKTNEEKNELQRKLEGKEEELSALKKEVEEKEKEIGRIKEENEDVLLENEVLKIEKASLINRVKHLEGIVMALTEKFESPIARPGDDNDSTPPPPPPSFPPPKPNAPQDKPTDSKHSKNTKSQGGSQGTQSQPACSTASASEMASAAPHSTDQGHQSPLQCLAQAAAQIHSPTSPEVKLRMTEDACTPNTAWVNALFVFPPPGVFQTPPPRKVSLEDMQAEPNKYQIIISPEVQPVFDVEPVNYISPTEQMTRAEFIKPILEEISGQDSESIGLYCYVVRMKRKERVQKTHHIFWWDEVKEQRQRVKMTRITAQEKKKGQTAEQKPQEEVIHDLTINVDDEEQTEKNEIEVIDWQKRQLYNLLDSPTKSKLEKYWNKAEQR
- the LOC133719986 gene encoding uncharacterized protein LOC133719986, translated to MLLTLFILCRVYFWDGRQYGAQVSRQDLKDMIMDEPIASNCIECYGILLTDQLLEKESQGLDVPTFMNPLCWNSAENLTVYYVHLYLCEPLFQNLARSNYIFFPISHESGFHHTLLIFDKELKNWYHCDSKRPKKSSTGKSFKNVQKMVDMVELWMTAVKEQADDMLEQGCRMKFDEKNSSEEELKMMEVPLTETERESIKWIKNNYKTKMAVTELKDNPQQGEDSLDCGLFVMYTMEKISKKGRVPKKLTKDDILKFRAHVVKSFAESRHSWNSTHEES